The genomic stretch CGGGCTCGGGACGTGCCGAGAATCATCGAACAGCTACTATAAATGGACTATATAACGAGTAGCGAACTATCTATGAGGATATGAGATACTGTATTTTAATTGAACGATGTCCTTTTCGAGTGGTAATCAATGCGATCGCCTGTTACGTTGATTACCCCATATCACTTCTGCGAATTGCTATCTCCGATGCCACTAAACGCAGGGTCAGGAAACCAGAGGCTGTTGTTCCTTGACGGCTGTGCGGGACCCTGAACTTGTTGGTCCCACAGATGCTATCGACGGGTCAGACCTGAGTACTAAAGAGTTGAGATCCTGAATCATTTGAACTTACCCAGTCGATATTCGAAGGAGCATCAAGCATCCCTTCGATCACGTCCAACGATATAAAAGGAGGTTCTACCACATCCAGCCCAGGTATTTCGCTCGAGGTAGCAACGGAGTATGGTGCGTTTGCCACGCTCAAATTTTCATACGAGGGAGGCGGAGCTAAAAATGCCATGAGCTGCAGTCGTGAAAGCATGACGTTAATGGAATTCCTTACTGGTGTGCGTATTAACCGGTTGGCCATCTGGGTTGCCAGCTGGCAGTCGTTTAATCGGCTCTGCTGTGCTCAAACCCGCTTTCTTAACCCTTCGAAGCATAGTTGTCAACGCAGCATATGCTTTTTGTGCATCCATCGATCGTCGGCGACTTTGCTCAAAAATTTGATGGGACGTTTCTAAGCTAGTTAGAAGGTCTTCGCGGCCTTTGATAACGACCGTTACATCGCTGTTGATGGTCGGCTCCCCCGGAGGATCATAGGACAACTCTAGACAGATGATCATCGCAGCAAGCAGGTAGTCAGCATTCTGGAGTGAATTTGGGAACTGCCTGTCTCGATACAGGATTCCTCCGGGCTGAGTTTCATGATGCAAGTCTGCTTGATGACGGAGTATCTCCTTGGATGCACTCATGCAAACCCATCTCGAATATGCATACCGGAGATTACTATGGACTTCACCCAAGTAACGTCGGTGGAGGACACAGCGAGCTTTTTGATACAATAGCTCCAAAGTGTATCGCCGGAGAATCAGGTCCGATGGGTCTGCGAATGATTGATCCACTGGCCGTATTCGAAAGTTAAAAGGAACAAGGCCATAGACTTCCTCCAACCGACGGTCAATTTCAAGAACTTCGTCGTAGGTCACGGGTTCCCGCGAATACGCAAGATCAGAGATTTTGCCAAACACGGCCATGATTCTCGATTTCGCTCGAATATAGGACGCAGTGGTGAGCTCAGACTCCGGTCGCGATGGTGGCAGATGCGTAGTACCTTCGTTGAAGTCTTCATCGCATATATTGCGCGGCAGCTCGACATCATCTTGCCAGTCCTGTATCGTCCGTGGCAGACCGACTTGAAACGAGATCAAGCTGTCTAGTTGACGCATAGTCGCCCACACACGTCTCCTCATTTCGCCTTCATAAGCGGAGATGCTGGGAAAATGCCGCGGGTCACGGTGATACCCCGTCCGCATCGCTAACCTAATAGTGATCCCAAGGAGGAAGGATACGCTGACCTGGGCATCATTGCTTCGATAAAACTCTCCTAAGGTATAATAGAAAAGCGCCTCGACCTTATACTTTCCAGGCTGTGTGTAATTTGACTGGACAAGGCACTGTGCGGCTCGCTTCCTGAAGGTACTAATAATGTCCCGGGAGTCCTCTAAGTAGACCGGTAAGGGCTCCCTTAGACGTTGTTGAATGGCAATTGACAGGGTGAGGATAGCATACAAAAATGCTAGCCACGAGAGAGATGCAGCCTGTGGTATTGACCAGAACAGATTATACTGCGAAATAGATGAGTAAATGTTTGCAGTCACTTATATCCGGATAGGGGGCTCTTACCTCTTTTTGAAAAGTGGGAATATGAATTGTAGCTATGAATTTGTTAGTCCTGTTAGTGACTGTGCAGGAGGCTCAGACAAGGACATACTTAACACGGGTTCTTTGCTATTGATGAATTGTGCTATGAGTCGATCTGTCACCGGCCGCGGCGGAATGTCGGCTAATAAGTCTTCTTTGCTCACCGTTTTGTTCAATCCTAAGAGAAGAGTTGGCGAGGGGGTGCTGAGGTGACCGTCGTCGAGTGCTTCGTCATCTGAAATATCATTGCTTTCTTGCAAGTGTTCCCGAACGCCGTTAATCTGCGAGTGACTCATTAGCACAAGACAAATAACATGGAGACATTGGAATTCACTGACTTCCTCGAGTATAGCAGTCCAATGAGCACCGTCAATGTAACTCGTTCCAGTGTTTTCCATTACCAGCTTACTAGACGGGTCCAGCGGGGACTCCTTAGGCTCGAAGCCTGTGCTGGTAGCAGGCGGCCTTGGAGTTACTCGGTCGTCAGTTGTCCGGTTCGTAGCTGGCCCATCATGTTCCTCTGGCCTATGAATATCATGGTTTACTGCCAGACTCTTTTTCTGAGTCAAGGATAGAATCAGATTCTCGAGATGCTGCAAACGGTCCTGGACAAGAGTTGGACTCGTCCGGCCATGCGAAGTCCTCCCACGAGGACCCCGACCGACAAAGGTGCAGGAGAGGGCTTCACCTCTCTTCTTGCAGTTCGTGCACGGATATGTGCGACAGCATTTAAGTCTGAGCCGAGCCATTAATGATTGGTGATCATATCTTTTGGTGTGCTGAGTTGAGGGCTTACTTCCGGCTTCTGCAGGCTGTACAAGACAGCTGGACTCtcgttctctttttctcGGTGGATGACAATGAAGAGGTGCGAGTGTCTCTTGGAGTGGAATCCGTCATATTTGTGATATGTAATATAGACTGCCCTGGTGTTCCCATATGAAGTTGATTAGGAAACCAAAGTTCGTGGAGAACAAGATCGAGCAAGAAGACATGTTGTGGTGTAGGACGTGACTTTCGGTCTCCGTCCGTTTATCTCCGTCGCTTCCAAGTAAGAGCCAGAGAAATGAATTTACATCGCCACCATGAAAGAATGGTATGGAATTATCATGCGTTTTGAAGATGCCTTGAACTATACGAGACGTCTTTTTACAATACTCAATCAACATAGGAAATATCTTGGGTGTTATCGTTTTACGTACACTATAGGGCGCCTGACTGACTTGGTGCAGTCTAACTACTAGTGCAGTCTATAATTACCATACTATAGTAGTGATATCCGTGTTTAGGCATCACCCAGTCCAATTACATGTTGTCGGGACCGAGGCATCGTTCTTCGGCCGACTAGAGAAATTAGCCATTAGCAATGGCTGTTATACGGCCAAGGATCTGAGCCTATGGGAATTTCGCCAACGCAGGCCCCACGTCGTGGATTAATTAATGCAATGTGATTAAATATCAGTGCTACGCGCCGCCATATATTATGTGCTGCAATTTCTAAGACTGGTTGTGCGGATTCTTATAGGGTGGCTCTGGAAAAGGATTCCATCGACGTCCCTCTTATAAGTAGATTTCCTGCTGGTCACACACATGCATTTTCATGCACTTTTCGCGCAATTCGCAGCGCGGGTTGTCAGCTTGTGCTCGTCGCTGATGGGTCGACAGATAGTAAGTACGGAGTGCATACACTCCTAGAttactatatatagcttcGCTGCACAAGTCTCCACTGCAGCGTCGCCACTATCCATCCTTAGCTTGCTATGCTAGCTGCTCGTTTAGGCTCTTCGACCGTTATTTAGCGCGGGGGTTCTCTGCACCCGAATTCACATTCTGTACCGAAATTCCGAGTGTAGTATGGCACGAACCGGGAATTCTGGCGCTTCAGAGGGGTGCTATAAGCAACTTTACAGGCGGCTTTCTTGAGGTATCCCATCGCTTCGGACCGAGTACaatccttcaacctcccGGAGTATAACTTTGACGTTCCAATTCGTCTCGCTCATCTTTGTCGCTGTTCCATAGTAccaggaggaagtggagatCATCCgtatatactatactacTGCGAGCGCCTCGTGGACTGTCACCAGGCATTCAAAATGACGTCAGGTCCTGGAGAAAAGTAGCTTACTAGAGTGAGGGACCTAGGGTACTGTCTGTTTGAAGGCACCTGCACACGTCACGTCGCTTATAGTCGTATGCTACGCGCAAGCTCCTACTACCAGTAGTGCATTACAGCCCAGTGCACCGGAGAAGTCGCTCTTGTTTTCCCGGGCTGGAGTGATAAGCATGTTTGTATCGAGACTCGGGAGTGCAAGCGCTGTGATCAGACCTTTCGGGGGTAGACATTGTACAACAGCGACATATCAGCGGCACACCATGATTGGTCTCAAGCGTTGTCCATGTTACGATCCTATTAACTGTGTTTTCTGTCGATCTGACAAGGAACTCATGGTAACTGTGGTACATTTTTGTCGCCTGATGGCGCTTCGGCCATGGTCCAGAGCTAGTGTCAGAGGGTCTCCGTTCTGCAAGTCAGGGAGTAACCAACAAGCTTTGTAAAGAGCGCGAGAAGCTGCGGGAAACAACGTAAGCTTCGCAATGGGCAAGCACATTGTCACTGATACTCAGTCAGTCCTGACACTCCAGAGAGTAATAGTACTACTATACACTTATAATAGCGGTAAGGATAAGGACAATAGATAACTTATCGAAGGATTTCTAAGAGATCTGTGTGCTCCCCTGCACTGTAACAGACTAGATTGAGTTGTGTTAACAATTGTGGTGAAATCGATAAGAGGCTTTCCATGACAGTGATAGACTGGATAAACACTGTGTGGTACGCATATAGATGTCCGTAAAACCACTAATGATATCGTGGGAGTCGTAAGTTCTGTTATCGTTGTGGATTATATATTAAACACCATACTTTCCAGGTGCTCTGCCAGTTAAGCAATTTGGTCGGGATTTCCAGGAAGTGGGTGTGCACAATTAAATATCCGAAATAGTAAACGAGAAAgattgaagaatgaaaacTGATTTGGAATAAGGGTAAGGCCCAAGGGTCCACTtgaatcttttctttttctttttttcattcccCCCTCTTAGCCATTCTCTGCCCCTCTTTCACCTGGTATTATTCAGGATTGTCTGCAAAGGGTGGATCGGTGTTGCCTTGCACAACAGGGGTCTTTACCAGCGAGAAGCATTTAATCAAATGTTCTCCACCGTTAGGCAAGTCATTGCAACCTGACCGGTTGTATGAGCAATTTGCAGTGTGTCCAcgcatctttctcttttcttctcttctttccccctcttctttttactttacttttctttcttttctttcttttcttttaattttcttttaatttaattttattttattttccctcCATCCACTTGTAGATCTAGAACACATTCCAAGCTTCTTCTACCATCAAcatggtggtagtggtggcACCACCACACCGGTGTTTGTTGTTTTACTTGACTGTAggaaagaacaaggacaTGTAACTCAACCGCCATTAATTGGTACTCCCTGCAGGTATGCAGTAGTGTAATGATTGTTCCTGCagggataaaaaaaataagaaaaataaaagaaaaacacctTTAGGCAACGCGGGGTAAGTGAGACGATATGAATGGCTGAAACCACGAATTCTGCAGAGACTGACCTGATAAAAATCATCGAAATCCACTTGACACCCCCGTGACTCCAACGTGACATTGAATGTTcttctaatatatttatatatctttgccttttcttttttcttttcttttttttttttgacgATCTGTATACTTTAAGTTCCCTTCGTTTTGATTATCTGAAATCTTTTTCTCAAATGATTATCGGGCATAATAAAGCTTGGTTCTTTACCATTGCCCACCATGCCTTTCATCGAGTGTTCCTCCCCACCCATCAGAATGGGAAACACCCGAATTGACGCTGCTTCCCAGGGGAAATTATTGCCTACTATCATTGACGAGCTGGCTCGCGATGATCCCAATGGTCTCTGGATGGAATACCCCACCTCCCCGACGAGTCTTGACGTTGGATATAGCCAGATTACTTATGCCGAACTTGCAAATGCTGTGAACGGTGTTGCCAATTGTATTACCAGTGCCTTGGGAAGAGCCAATACAGGAGAGTCACTGGCCTGGTTAGCGCCCAATAGTCCCTTGTGCTCTATCACGCTTATTGCGGCCATGAAAGCTGGCTTCAAGGTGTGCAAGTCATAGACATGTATATAAAGCCGTGCCCTTGTCGCTGATCACTGAGAGCTCTAGTTGTGTTTGATATCAGAAAGAAATACAGTGACTCAGAATCACAAGCTATTAGAGGACGTCGAATGTTCTGTTATAATCACGACAAATGCGGCCTTTCCACAGGTTCGAGCCACTTTGCGTGGAAAGCAGATCTCCGTTTTAGAGCTGCCCCTATTTGAGCAGCTTCTACATGAGCACCAAAGGAGATATGAGTATAATAAGGAATTGAAGTTCCTGTACTACGAAACCGCTTTCATCGTCCACAACCCGTGTTCCACAGGCAAGTcatcaaaaagcaatggTAAGGTGCAAGGGGGCATCAGCTGATTGACCCTAGGATCTCCGAAGCCCATGTTATTATCTCACAGTTTCATCGCAAATGTAGCACGTAGTATTGGGCTCTCTGCCCCAGAAGGCTATGAAACTCAGAGCTCTATGCTTGGGAACAATAGATGTCTTTTGCTTTGTCCTCTGAGCGATGTAAGTGTAAAAATACACTATTTCTGCAGGATGTTGCTGACAGGTATCAAGCCGGCTGGCGTACACTTCAGTGTCTTGAATGCTATTTTTAATAACACAGCAGTCATCCTGCCACTGCCTGGGGTGCCTCAAACAGGCCGAAGTTTGACTCAGACGCTCCAATATGTTGACGCAGACTGGGCAGCTCTAGCACAATCAACCTTAGAAGCCATGTCGAATGATCTGCCGTCGTTGGAGGCAGTTGCGAGTCGTCTCGAATGTCTTGTCTTTGCCGGGGCTTGTCTTGCAAAAAGATATGGGGACTTGATCGCTTCTAAGATTAAGCTTATGCCCTCGCCACGTTCACCTGAAACGGGGCAGCTTCCCACGATATATCGGCATGAACATGATTTCAGATATGATTGGAACTACTTTCAGTTCCACCCTGCTGTGGGTGCAAGGTTCGTGCCGATGTCTGCGGGCGTATATGAGCTCGTATTCAATAGAACACCTGCCACCGAACTGTATCTGCCGATTTTGGCGAACTCATACGAGTTTCTGGCACAGGATTTATACGCCAAGCACCCGACTATACCAGATACATGGACTCATGCACCCCGAGTGATACCTCCAATTCATGGAGAGAAGTCAGAGCCTATCGACTTTAACAGAAATGTATGTAGCTTCTCAGATACCTCAGCTACTCTCGAGCAGGTTCCTGGCGGTTAATGAAATTTAGCGACTGCAATTTTCGGCTTCCTGAATCACTACAGATCGGGAGCCCTTTAAATGGCTCGAAATCTACTTGTATCCTCGTAACCCAGAATTTCCAGGAGTTTGacatttcccctccatctgcACGATGTTTAGACGAGAGTTATTGAACCACAGCCGAGAAGACAAGACCACCAGAATTCATTTAGCCGACCTGACTTCGGCCTTCATCGCAACTTGTCCGCCAGGAGCAAGAATTTGCACTGCCCCTACACCAAgtccctcctcctcatcgagCACAATCTGGTACTTGTCCTCTGCGTATAAAGGACTCGTCGCCCGGTACGTAATGCTCTCTGGGAGCATCGAAGCAGGGTCACTCTTGTTTGACCGTGTGTCTCTCCAGAGATCCAAGATCGAGATCAAGTTAAGTGGGCCGTGGACGACGATATCCCTATGTCCCTCCATCTGCTGGGCCCATGGAGTCGAATAGTGGATCTTGTGAGGGTTGAAAGTCAACGCCGAAAACCGAAAAAGAGTAACGGCTGTCTGTCTCAAGGTACGGATGTGAGTCTTAGCCGTTGAGACAGTTGACGAGGAGGCTGGTGCCGAAGGCAATGGCGCCGGGTTATTTGTTGTCTTAGAAGATACAGATGGCACAGCTAGTGCTTTACGGAAGACCCAGTTCCTGGTAGAATATTAGTATCCAAACATCACGGGGGCATACTAGTATAAACGTAAGATGAGAACTTACCGACGATCAATAACAGCCACGCCATGCTCGTTGCGAAACTCCTTCTCTACGCCCACTACGATCATTTCCTCTCCGGTCTTACGTACAACCTTGGGCTCGGCACTTAGTACTCTCGTAGTTTCTTGCACTTCTTGACCCACAAGCAATGGGTTAGGGCTCCCATCTGCGGCACGCGGCCAGTGCACCTCGCCGCCTGCCCACATGCGCCGGGTGAATGGAGTCTCTGGGTTGTAAGAGGCGTCAGTACCGTCCGCACCTAattcatcttccagaaaCGCAGGAGTGAAGTAAACTAAGTGATAGCCTGGCGGAAGGGGCGTGCCTGCAGGTATTGAGGTTGAAGCATTGCTCAACGATGGGGTGTCAGGATATAGAGATGGACGGTTCAATGTGAGTGACAAAAGCTGCAGCTGATTGGCGTCAAGAAATTGTGAGCGAGTTTGCGGTCCCAGGGACTGGAAGCGCGACAAGAATGATGCTGCAATGGATGTGGCGGAGGAATCGGCCACTGAACGTCGACAATGGTGTACTGAGAAGCGACGGAACGAAGAGCACCCTCGAAACAGGTTCTGGTTGGAATGCCTGGCCCCCTGTACAGCTGAAGAGAGTGACATCCTGAGTTTATACGGCAGCTATGGTCTTGACTTTGCTCAATCCCTGGCTTTCTTGCTAATTAAAAAGGAGTTTAGAAGCTGGGTTACTGGGGGAGCATCTCGagagttggggttgagggggTTCCGAAACTCGGGCCATGGGTCTCGGTCTCGGAATCCTGGATAGTGATGTTTCCGAGGTACTAACCGAATCAGGAAGTAACATCATCAAACTTAACATCGGcgactttttctttcgccgAGACGAACTCGAAATCATTTCCTTAACAGTTGCAAGTACCCCAACGGACTATTTGGATTCACGGCGTGTACAAGGGCCGGATCAATTAGTGTGTTGCCGAAACACAAGGTGAAAGCCAGAAGACTCAGGGGATTGTGATTTCAACCGATTTGCCCTCTCGGTCTCCACCTAAACTTCTAGACCCAACTTCATCTCTGCTTTGTGGTCCACTACTTTCGGGTGTTTTGCAAATATACCTAGTATCTCTCTGAAAATTGTGCCTGCAAACCTAATAAATGCCTGGACTTCTCCATCCTCGAGCTTTTCTAGCGGCCCTTCGATGTGGTCATTTTCAGCCTAGATGACACTATCCGAGCCTGACGAAATCGTCAAAGCTGGAGAGAGCAAACTGGGAATTGCTGGCTGAGTTTTGTGTAGTGGAGCAATACCACTTACTCTTGAAATGCCAAAATAGCCGTTTGTCTTCCCCCTTACTATGCATAACCAGGTTTATAGAGTGGCTTTGTGCAAGGTTGAAGATTTTGTTGGGCTCAGGTATGCCAGACTGGAAAGGTGTGATCAATAGCGTTGCCTGTTAGTGAAAAGACaatgatatgatatcacGGGTACTCAGGGTATAGgggcttcatcttcttcctcacttTTTACGGcatctctctcttcccatGTGCGGTTTAAAGACGCCAATAAGATGTCCTGGGACATGTTGGAAGGAGCAGTCCAAAGCCAACAATGTGTCTGCAAGATCCTATGCATTGCCGAAGCATAGCGTACAGCCCCATAGGCTTCCAGATCAAATCTGTAATGGACCAGAGGTTATATACACAGAAAAGGTCATCAGATCCACCTTGCAACGTGACAAGCGAGTGTCACATGGCTGCTGATCAATATTTATGGCTTATATGGAGCATTCTCGATCATTTCCTACTCGATAAGACGTATCTCTGAGTCGAGGCGCCACCATATCAGAAGGCTTGCAATGTGGCGGAACAATCTTGGTCTAGGCCAGTAGTTAAGTAGCCAGCCCCTTGATAAAAAGGGGCACCATGTGTCTTACCTGTGCGATTTGAAATTCTTTGACTGAACACTAATGCAATACAGGAATACCTTTCAGCAGCACAAACATACTAATCCCTTACGTCAAGTCTGCAGCGATAGAAAGCAACAGTAACATCATATCGAGAGAACGATGACATCGCTATTCATGCGCAAGTCCTTGCACAGGCTACTACCAATAAGCAAGGGGACCTGCAAACATTCCTGAGCCTGGGTCGATTTAGATTCTGGACCTGATTTCATTCCATGTTCATGAGAGAAGCTTGCAGGCCCCCCTATTGTTCCCTCGCCAATTGCTACTTTGGCAATTGTCACATATCTAAGTTTAGGCATCAACATTTTACGGTGCTTACTCTGTCAATTACATGGTGACTCTTCTGCATCATAGACGCCACTCGACACTTCTTCCGGGTAGCGAAGGAGTATATATGTAATGAGGTCGGCTGATCGACGCTGTCACTGAGGAAGGATTGCATTCAATGGAATATTTACTAAGGATCCCAATGACTACAGAAGTGTAGGATTAACGCTCATTGTCTTCGACgcaccttcttcctttatTTGTTTCATTCATTCGCTCTGCTCTCCTGCTCCCagatctttttttctctctcctaAAGCCAACCCTCGTGACAATTGTAATGGCAAACACCGAACAGATTTACGACGCAAAAGTACAGGTCAAAGAGACCGGACCCCATGTCCATACACTGGAGTTACTATCTACCGATGCAGAATTGAAGAGCTCCAAATTTCAAAGAGGTATCGCGGTATTTGGTCGAGTATTCAGCCAAGTGTCTGGAGTGGAGGCTCGAGGAATTCAACGCGTAGCAGATGATGAGCGTCAGCCTCCAGCACCTAATACTTACACCCGcatctttcttttgtggCTAAGCTCTGCGTTGACCGGGAACAACATCATCGTGGGACTGTACGGTCCATCCTTATATGGGCTTGATTGGACCCAGGCCACCATATGCGCCACTTTGGGGGTTATACTAGGAAGTATGTGTGTAGGGTATATGAGTACTTGGGGTCCCAAAAGTGGGAATCGAACCTTGGTAAGAAATATCAAGACGGATGATTATGGGCTTTATAATTCATATTGCACTTAGGTCGTGACTCGATACTTCCTTGGATACTACCTCAGCAAGGTTTGCTGTCTActcaatatcctcaccaTGCTGGGATATGGCATGGTGAACTGCATTCTCGGAGGCCAGGTCATCTATACAGTATCCGGAGGCCGTACAGCTGTTCCTGTTGGTATAATTGTAGTATCGATTCTGACTTGGTTCATCGCCACTCTTGGTGTGCACCTTTTCCAGTTCTATACTAGGTAACTAGAAGCCCTATCCATAGATAGTTCCGGCCTGCACTGCCTTCATTCATGGTCTTCCAACTGACATCCAGCCATAGATACGCCTGGATCATACAAATCTTAACGTTGGCCATCATGATCGGCTCTGCTGGGCCAAGCTTCATCACCTCGCCTTTCTCAACCCCAGATATCCCTAGAGCGACCGCCTCAGATTGGCTTTCATTTTTCTCGCTTTGCTTCGCCTCAGCCATTACCTGGGCTCCAGCAAGCGCAGACTACTTCGTCTACTTCCCAACAGCAACTAGTTCATGGCGAATGTTCCTCGCCGGTAGCACAGGCATGAGCctggccatggctttgaCAACACTCCTAGGCATCGGTCTAGCAACAGGGATTGACTCGAATCCAGCTTGGATCGAGGCCTCACTTACCTCCCCAGGGAGTCTGCTCGCCGCCTCCTTCAGCAACCTACACGGCTTTGGCCGCTTTTGCgctgtcatcctcctccttggcacAGTCTCCAACAATATCCCATGCACATACTCAGCGGGCCTCAACCTCCAAATGCTAGGTCGCTACGGCCCACGCATTCCACGGCCTCTCCTGACTACACTAGAAGTCGTGATCTACACCGTCTGTGCAATTGTCGCTCGCGAGTATCTTCGCGAGATCATGGAGAATTTCCTCCCGCTCATGTCCTACTGGATTGTGGCATGGCTGGCGGTTTGTCTAGAAGAGACGTGGGTTTTTCGCCGAGGGCGCGACTATGACTGGACAGTTTGGAATAATCCACATCGGTTGCCGATGGGACTTGCTGCCGGGGCCAGCTTTGTGTTCGGGATTTTAGGTGCCGTCCTTGGAATGGTAAGCGCTTTTGTCATATGCAATACGTCCTATACTATCATGATGGACTATA from Aspergillus oryzae RIB40 DNA, chromosome 1 encodes the following:
- a CDS encoding putative C6 transcription factor (predicted protein), with product MTDSTPRDTRTSSLSSTEKKRTRVQLSCTACRSRKLKCCRTYPCTNCKKRGEALSCTFVGRGPRGRTSHGRTSPTLVQDRLQHLENLILSLTQKKSLAVNHDIHRPEEHDGPATNRTTDDRVTPRPPATSTGFEPKESPLDPSSKLVMENTGTSYIDGAHWTAILEEVSEFQCLHVICLVLMSHSQINGVREHLQESNDISDDEALDDGHLSTPSPTLLLGLNKTVSKEDLLADIPPRPVTDRLIAQFINSKEPVLMTANIYSSISQYNLFWSIPQAASLSWLAFLYAILTLSIAIQQRLREPLPVYLEDSRDIISTFRKRAAQCLVQSNYTQPGKYKVEALFYYTLGEFYRSNDAQVSVSFLLGITIRLAMRTGYHRDPRHFPSISAYEGEMRRRVWATMRQLDSLISFQVGLPRTIQDWQDDVELPRNICDEDFNEGTTHLPPSRPESELTTASYIRAKSRIMAVFGKISDLAYSREPVTYDEVLEIDRRLEEVYGLVPFNFRIRPVDQSFADPSDLILRRYTLELLYQKARCVLHRRYLGEVHSNLRYAYSRWVCMSASKEILRHQADLHHETQPGGILYRDRQFPNSLQNADYLLAAMIICLELSYDPPGEPTINSDVTVVIKGREDLLTSLETSHQIFEQSRRRSMDAQKAYAALTTMLRRVKKAGLSTAEPIKRLPAGNPDGQPVNTHTTPPPSYENLSVANAPYSVATSSEIPGLDVVEPPFISLDVIEGMLDAPSNIDWGPAQPSRNNSLWFPDPAFSGIGDSNSQK
- a CDS encoding hydroxyacyl-thioester dehydratase HTD2 (predicted protein), with protein sequence MSLSSAVQGARHSNQNLFRGCSSFRRFSVHHCRRSVADSSATSIAASFLSRFQSLGPQTRSQFLDANQLQLLSLTLNRPSLYPDTPSLSNASTSIPAGTPLPPGYHLVYFTPAFLEDELGADGTDASYNPETPFTRRMWAGGEVHWPRAADGSPNPLLVGQEVQETTRVLSAEPKVVRKTGEEMIVVGVEKEFRNEHGVAVIDRRNWVFRKALAVPSVSSKTTNNPAPLPSAPASSSTVSTAKTHIRTLRQTAVTLFRFSALTFNPHKIHYSTPWAQQMEGHRDIVVHGPLNLISILDLWRDTRSNKSDPASMLPESITYRATSPLYAEDKYQIVLDEEEGLGVGAVQILAPGGQVAMKAEVRSAK